CAGCAGAAAAATTTGTCCAAGCAGCTCGTGACAATGGTTACGCAGTTGGTGGATTTAACACAAACAACCTTGAGTGGACTCAAGCAATTTTGCGTGCAGCAGAAGCCAAAAAAGCTCCTGTTTTGATCCAAACTTCAATGGGTGCAGCAAAATACATGGGTGGTTACAAAGTAGCTCGTAACTTGATTGCAAACCTTGTAGAATCAATGAACATCACTGTTCCAGTTGCAATTCACCTTGACCATGGTCACTATGAAGATGCTCTTGAGTGTATCGAAGCTGGTTATACTTCAATCATGTTTGATGGTTCACACCTTCCAGTTGAAGAAAACCTTGAAAAAGCACGCGAAGTTGTTAAATTGGCACATGCAAAAGGAATTTCAGTTGAAGCTGAAGTTGGAACAATCGGTGGAGAAGAAGATGGTATCGTAGGTACTGGTGAGCTTGCTCCAATCGAAGATGCAAAAGCAATGGTAGAAACTGGTATCGACTTCTTGGCAGCAGGTATCGGTAACATCCATGGTCCATACCCAGCAAACTGGGAAGGTCTTGACCTTGATCACTTGAAGAAATTGACAGAAGCTGTTCCAGGTTTCCCAATCGTACTTCACGGTGGTTCTGGTATTCCAGATGAGCAAATCCAAGCAGCTATCAAACTTGGTGTGGCAAAAGTTAACGTAAATACTGAATGCCAAATCGCATTCTCAAATGCAACTCGTGCATTTGCTCGTAACTACGATGCAAACGAAGCAGAATACGATAAGAAAAAACTCTTTGACCCACGTAAATTCTTGGCTGATGGTGTGAAAGCTATCCAAGCCTCTGTTGAAGAGCGTATTGACGTTTTCGGTTCTGAAAACAAAGCTTAATGAGCGCTAGAAAAATGACAACTTCTCGTTTTGAGGAGTTGTTTTTTGTTATGTCAGTTGACGAGCCACATGATTTCTAACAATTCATACTCATGTAATTTCAAAAATAGCCATTTGATTGTACAGACCTCTCTATTATTAGATTTTGGTCTAACTTTTGTGGGTCACATCAGATGCATACATACTTATCTTTGTTTGGAAATGAAGCAGTTTCAGTAAGTCAAACAGGATGAGTTTTTAGTAGATGAAAAGTACAGGCATAAAAAATAGCGATTTTGCGACTTTTTTAGATATTTTCAGAACGTAGACAAACCCTATTAGAGATAGAAAGATTTTTATTTTTGGAGTTGACTACCATGTAACAGAAACTCTTAGAAATGCTGAGATGGCGGTATTGTTAAGAGTTTGTTATTTCTCAAGTAA
The window above is part of the Streptococcus himalayensis genome. Proteins encoded here:
- a CDS encoding class II fructose-bisphosphate aldolase, coding for MPVVSAEKFVQAARDNGYAVGGFNTNNLEWTQAILRAAEAKKAPVLIQTSMGAAKYMGGYKVARNLIANLVESMNITVPVAIHLDHGHYEDALECIEAGYTSIMFDGSHLPVEENLEKAREVVKLAHAKGISVEAEVGTIGGEEDGIVGTGELAPIEDAKAMVETGIDFLAAGIGNIHGPYPANWEGLDLDHLKKLTEAVPGFPIVLHGGSGIPDEQIQAAIKLGVAKVNVNTECQIAFSNATRAFARNYDANEAEYDKKKLFDPRKFLADGVKAIQASVEERIDVFGSENKA